A genomic stretch from Croceibacterium aestuarii includes:
- a CDS encoding DUF1761 domain-containing protein: protein MGNVNLLAVFLGALAFFVIGALWYGPLFGKTWKDLIGYDGDKLPYPASKNPMPVIMGLAFLLELLVALMLGHNIARTDPPPWVIMMMATGFGAVIMTPALGIHYLFQQRPGKLFAIDAGYFVVGMAAMGGVFVAFA from the coding sequence ATGGGCAATGTGAATCTGCTGGCGGTGTTTCTTGGCGCACTGGCGTTCTTCGTCATCGGTGCGCTGTGGTACGGGCCGCTGTTCGGCAAGACGTGGAAAGACCTGATCGGTTACGACGGCGACAAGCTGCCCTACCCGGCGTCGAAGAATCCGATGCCGGTGATCATGGGGCTGGCATTTCTGCTCGAGCTGCTCGTCGCGCTGATGCTCGGGCACAACATCGCCCGGACCGATCCGCCGCCGTGGGTCATCATGATGATGGCGACCGGCTTCGGGGCGGTGATCATGACCCCGGCGCTGGGCATCCACTACTTGTTCCAGCAGCGCCCGGGCAAGCTGTTCGCGATCGACGCGGGCTACTTCGTCGTCGGCATGGCGGCGATGGGCGGGGTGTTCGTCGCCTTCGCCTAG
- a CDS encoding potassium channel family protein, with translation MTQRFIPLRRSLRVPVWADVSLRMGAVMALIMAVVMIHWWDRAGLVDHHDGHVSFLDVVYFTMISITTTGFGDIAPISDRARLIEAIIVTPIRFAVIFIFVGAAYSFVIKRTWEKWRMARIQAKLADHYVVLGYGISGSEAVAELVARGADPSSIVVMDPNEDRLAQAEALGCNVIEADATRDENLISVRIAEARAVLVSAGRDDASILIVLTVRHLAPKVPISVVVRAADNELLARQAGADNVINPVRFTGLLLAGSAQGAHVADYLADLASISGRVHLVERPVRPDEIGKSLDQLDTGGRGLRVYRDGGMTGFWEDEAGALREGDVIVEIRRTLPSDTPR, from the coding sequence GACGTCAGCCTGCGGATGGGGGCGGTGATGGCGCTGATCATGGCCGTGGTGATGATCCACTGGTGGGATCGCGCCGGTCTGGTCGACCATCATGACGGCCATGTCAGTTTCCTCGACGTGGTCTATTTCACCATGATCTCGATCACCACCACCGGGTTTGGCGACATCGCGCCGATCAGCGACCGGGCCCGGCTCATCGAGGCGATCATTGTTACCCCGATCCGCTTCGCGGTCATCTTCATCTTCGTTGGCGCGGCGTACAGCTTCGTCATCAAGCGCACGTGGGAGAAATGGCGCATGGCACGCATCCAGGCCAAGCTGGCCGATCACTACGTCGTCCTCGGCTACGGCATTTCCGGATCCGAGGCGGTGGCCGAACTCGTCGCCCGGGGCGCCGATCCCTCGTCCATCGTGGTGATGGACCCGAACGAGGACCGGCTCGCGCAGGCCGAGGCGCTCGGCTGCAACGTGATCGAGGCCGACGCGACGCGCGACGAGAACCTCATCTCGGTGCGCATCGCCGAAGCGCGCGCGGTGCTGGTTTCGGCCGGCCGCGACGACGCCTCGATCCTGATCGTCCTCACCGTCCGCCACCTCGCCCCGAAGGTCCCGATCAGCGTGGTGGTGCGGGCAGCCGACAACGAACTGCTGGCCAGGCAGGCGGGGGCCGACAACGTCATCAACCCGGTGCGCTTCACCGGGCTGCTGCTGGCCGGCAGCGCGCAGGGCGCGCACGTTGCCGACTACCTCGCCGACCTCGCCTCGATCAGCGGCCGCGTCCACCTCGTCGAACGCCCGGTCAGGCCCGACGAGATCGGCAAGTCGCTCGACCAGCTCGACACCGGCGGGCGCGGCCTCAGGGTCTATCGCGACGGCGGCATGACCGGCTTCTGGGAAGACGAGGCCGGCGCGCTGCGCGAGGGCGACGTCATCGTCGAGATCCGCCGCACGCTGCCGAGCGACACCCCGCGCTAG